A region from the Manihot esculenta cultivar AM560-2 chromosome 13, M.esculenta_v8, whole genome shotgun sequence genome encodes:
- the LOC110629528 gene encoding polygalacturonase 1 beta-like protein 3 produces MQTHPIIPLVFFVFLCFPCLLNVSLAGARVLLAGDSPLTPKAYLIRYWDKEIHNNLPKSQFILSKASPLNAVEAAIFAKLAAENALSIKLSAFCSSAKLFCFPHLAPSIEKHDGNSEFATYENKNFTDYGTGAVDGVNSFKNYSDTVNTFRRYGRAAIDHDEKFSIYGPEGNVVDQSFNTYGARSSGGEGEFKNYNEGVNVPNLRFTSYSDHGTLKAQKFSSYTEDTNAGSESFTSYGKNGNAAPNEFTSYGENTNVIISDFKNYGENSNGANDTFKSYGVNGNVPQNNFKNYGAEGNGGFDTFTSYREQSNVGDDSFQSYAKKSTEGTVGFRNYGNSYNEGTDTFSGYGEEADGQKIGFKIYGVNNTFKEYADNKSVSFSEYNSTADTASEETTTKNLSGSLVNKWIVPGRFFRESELKEGNVMPMPDITDKMPPRSFLPRSITSNLPFSTSMIAPLKETFHAVDNSTMEKIIIDALNECERDPSPGETKRCVGSAEDLIDFATSVLGRNVVVRTTENVKGSKKDIMIGSVKGINGGKVTKSVSCHQSLYPYLLYYCHSVPKVRVYEADILDTNSKAKINHGVAICHLDTSSWSPTHEAFLTLGSSPGRIEVCHWIFENDMAWTTAENSITLTTAENDMTWTIVDE; encoded by the exons ATGCAGACTCACCCCATTATCCCTCTCGTCTTCTTCGTTTTCCTTTGCTTTCCATGTTTGCTCAAT GTGAGTTTAGCCGGTGCAAGAGTGCTACTGGCTGGTGACAGCCCACTTACGCCAAAAGCATATCTTATTCGGTATTGGGACAAGGAGATCCACAACAATTTACCAAAATCTCAATTCATTCTATCCAAGGCATCCCCTTTGAACGCCGTGGAAGCTGCCATTTTTGCGAAACTCGCAGCGGAAAACGCCCTCTCCATTAAGCTCTCTGCTTTCTGCTCCTCCGCCAAGCTCTTTTGCTTCCCCCACTTAGCCCCCAGCATTGAGAAGCACGATGGAAACTCAGAATTTGCTACTTACGAAAATAAGAACTTTACCGATTATGGTACAGGTGCGGTGGACGGAGTTAACTCCTTCAAGAACTATTCAGATACTGTCAATACTTTTCGCCGATATGGCCGAGCAGCTATCGATCACGACGAGAAATTTTCCATTTATGGCCCCGAAGGAAACGTCGTTGACCAAAGCTTCAACACCTACGGTGCCAGGAGCAGCGGCGGTGAAGGCGAGTTCAAGAATTACAACGAGGGAGTTAATGTTCCAAATCTCCGGTTCACGTCTTACTCCGATCATGGAACCCTCAAGGCCCAAAAGTTCTCAAGTTATACAGAGGATACAAACGCCGGTAGCGAATCATTCACCAGTTATGGGAAGAACGGGAATGCAGCCCCTAATGAGTTTACGAGCTATGGAGAGAACACTAATGTGATTATCtcagattttaaaaattacggCGAGAACAGTAATGGAGCTAACGATACCTTCAAGTCTTATGGGGTTAATGGGAATGTTCCACAGAACAATTTCAAAAACTACGGTGCTGAAGGGAATGGTGGTTTTGATACATTCACCAGTTACAGAGAACAGTCCAATGTGGGTGACGATTCCTTCCAATCGTATGCTAAAAAATCAACTGAAGGAACTGTCGGTTTCAGAAATTATGGAAATTCCTACAATGAAGGAACCGATACGTTCTCAGGATATGGTGAAGAAGCTGACGGGCAGAAGATTGGATTCAAGATCTATGGAGTGAACAACACTTTCAAAGAGTATGCCGATAACAAAAGCGTCTCTTTTTCTGAGTACAACTCTACAGCTGATACAGCATCTGAAGAAACTACTACAAAGAACCTCAGTGGTAGTTTGGTAAATAAGTGGATCGTGCCTGGCAGATTCTTCCGAGAGTCGGAGCTGAAGGAGGGTAATGTGATGCCAATGCCCGATATTACAGATAAAATGCCCCCAAGGTCATTTTTGCCCCGGTCCATCACCTCAAACTTACCATTCTCCACCTCCATGATTGCTCCACTCAAGGAAACTTTCCACGCCGTTGATAATTCCACCATGGAAAAGATAATCATTGACGCTCTTAACGAGTGCGAGAGAGACCCTAGCCCTGGCGAGACAAAGCGATGCGTGGGCTCGGCCGAGGACTTGATCGACTTCGCCACCTCCGTCTTAGGACGCAATGTGGTGGTACGTACGACGGAGAATGTGAAAGGATCTAAGAAGGACATCATGATCGGTTCGGTCAAAGGGATCAACGGGGGGAAAGTGACAAAGTCAGTGTCTTGTCACCAGAGCTTGTACCCTTACCTGCTCTATTACTGCCATTCGGTTCCCAAAGTTAGGGTTTACGAAGCGGATATCTTGGATACAAATAGCAAGGCGAAGATCAACCACGGGGTTGCCATTTGTCACTTAGATACTTCGTCTTGGAGTCCTACCCACGAAGCTTTCTTAACATTGGGTTCAAGTCCGGGCCGGATCGAGGTGTGCCACTGGATATTTGAGAATGATATGGCTTGGACCACTGCAGAGAATAGTATTACTCTGACCACCGCAGAAAACGATATGACTTGGACCATCGTGGACGAATAA